A genomic segment from Variovorax paradoxus B4 encodes:
- a CDS encoding NAD(P)H-dependent oxidoreductase has protein sequence MKTLVVHCHPNPDSFNHALYRTALEALEPRHPVKAIDLYAEGFDPTLTREERIAYLDNPELIRERVKPHVEALLWAEHLVFVYPTWFHGPPSMLKGWLERVWLPGVAFLPAERKGQLARSGMRHIRRLTVVTTGGSPRWFVMVIGDPGRRLFTRALRALFAWRCKVTWLQLHDMNAVTARDRTHFIERVARKLQSI, from the coding sequence ATGAAAACGCTCGTCGTCCACTGCCATCCGAACCCTGACAGCTTCAACCACGCGCTCTACCGCACCGCCCTCGAGGCGCTCGAACCGCGGCACCCCGTGAAGGCCATCGACCTCTACGCCGAAGGCTTCGACCCGACGCTGACGCGCGAAGAGCGCATCGCCTATCTCGACAACCCCGAACTGATCCGCGAACGCGTGAAACCGCACGTCGAAGCGCTGCTGTGGGCCGAGCACCTGGTGTTCGTCTACCCCACCTGGTTCCATGGGCCGCCCTCCATGCTCAAGGGCTGGCTGGAACGCGTGTGGCTCCCGGGCGTGGCCTTCCTGCCCGCAGAGCGCAAGGGACAGCTCGCAAGGTCGGGCATGCGGCACATCCGGCGGCTGACGGTGGTGACCACGGGCGGCTCGCCGCGCTGGTTCGTGATGGTCATCGGCGACCCGGGCCGGCGGCTCTTCACGCGCGCGCTGCGGGCGCTGTTCGCGTGGCGCTGCAAGGTGACGTGGCTGCAGCTGCACGACATGAACGCCGTCACCGCGCGCGACCGCACCCATTTCATCGAACGCGTTGCGCGCAAGCTGCAGAGCATCTAG
- a CDS encoding c-type cytochrome: MIMAVALLLIVLGSVLFHVFNPWWTTPLASNWQLMDDTLTITLVITGIFFVAINVFVAYMLVRFRHREGHRAAHEPENRKLERWLIGGTTVGIMALLAPGLVVYANYVREPHDALVLEVLAQQWQWRFRFPGEDGKLGATDARFVSATNPFGIDPADPPGQDDLLIAANEVHLPLGKPVLVLMRSNDVLHDFFVPNFRARMNTVPGQVSRFWFTPTVAGRYEALCAQLCGVGHPNMRGYVVVEDPANYKSWYAALPTFAKSQAKAPEPPAGAVAAGGGTRVEQGRALADAKGCVACHTIDGSPRVGPTWKGLHGKTETMADGSTALVDEAYLRSFIRDPQARHVKGFPPVMPKIELSDEELAALVAYIQSLGSPPAQAAAEQKAPR; encoded by the coding sequence ATGATCATGGCTGTCGCCCTGTTGCTCATCGTGCTCGGCTCGGTGCTGTTTCACGTCTTCAATCCATGGTGGACGACGCCCCTTGCTTCGAACTGGCAGCTGATGGACGACACCCTGACCATCACGCTGGTGATCACGGGGATCTTCTTCGTCGCCATCAACGTGTTCGTCGCCTACATGCTGGTGCGCTTTCGCCATCGCGAGGGGCACCGTGCGGCGCATGAGCCCGAAAACAGGAAGCTCGAGCGCTGGCTGATCGGCGGCACCACCGTCGGCATCATGGCGCTGCTGGCGCCCGGCCTCGTGGTGTACGCGAACTACGTCAGGGAGCCGCACGACGCCCTCGTGCTGGAGGTGTTGGCCCAGCAATGGCAATGGCGCTTCCGCTTCCCGGGTGAGGACGGCAAGCTGGGCGCGACCGATGCGCGCTTCGTGAGCGCCACCAATCCGTTCGGGATCGACCCCGCCGACCCGCCCGGGCAGGACGACCTCCTGATCGCCGCCAACGAGGTGCATCTGCCGCTCGGCAAGCCGGTGCTGGTGCTGATGCGTTCGAACGACGTGCTGCACGACTTCTTCGTGCCGAACTTCCGTGCCCGGATGAACACGGTGCCGGGGCAGGTCAGCCGCTTCTGGTTCACGCCGACCGTCGCGGGCCGCTACGAAGCGCTTTGCGCGCAGCTGTGCGGCGTGGGCCATCCCAATATGCGCGGCTACGTGGTGGTGGAAGATCCGGCGAACTACAAGTCCTGGTACGCAGCGCTGCCGACCTTCGCCAAGTCGCAGGCCAAGGCGCCCGAGCCTCCGGCCGGCGCCGTGGCGGCCGGCGGCGGCACGCGCGTCGAACAGGGCCGCGCGCTGGCGGATGCCAAGGGCTGCGTGGCCTGCCACACGATCGACGGCAGCCCGCGCGTGGGGCCGACCTGGAAGGGCCTGCACGGCAAGACCGAAACCATGGCGGACGGCTCCACCGCGCTGGTCGACGAAGCCTATCTGCGCAGCTTCATCCGCGACCCGCAGGCCCGCCACGTGAAGGGCTTCCCGCCGGTCATGCCCAAGATCGAGTTGAGCGATGAAGAACTGGCCGCGCTGGTGGCCTATATCCAGAGTCTGGGCAGTCCGCCGGCGCAGGCTGCCGCCGAACAGAAGGCTCCGCGATGA
- a CDS encoding creatininase family protein — protein sequence MNPVPLRSRFWSDLTSEEFSRLDRERLIAVLPVGATEQHGPHLPMSTDTATIDGMVHATLPHLPDDLPVLFLPTVAYGKSNEHSRYPGTLTVSATTLISLWKDIGACVAKAGVRKLVLYNSHGGQMSVMDIVARDLREEHDMMVVAANWYTLGLPEGLFTAHEGRHGIHAGDLESSVMLHLAPDDVRRDRFQNFHSMTEDLAAENRFLSITPSGKLGWQMHDINPAGAAGDATRATAEKGAAVLDHVGRRFAELLREVDRFPLSRLANEPAWR from the coding sequence ATGAATCCGGTCCCCCTGCGCAGCCGCTTCTGGTCCGACCTGACCAGCGAAGAGTTCTCCCGCCTCGACCGCGAACGGCTCATCGCCGTGCTGCCGGTCGGCGCCACCGAGCAGCACGGGCCCCACCTGCCGATGTCGACCGACACGGCCACCATCGACGGCATGGTGCACGCCACCCTCCCGCACCTGCCCGACGACCTGCCGGTGCTGTTCCTGCCGACCGTGGCCTACGGAAAGAGCAACGAGCATTCGCGCTATCCGGGCACGCTCACCGTCTCGGCCACCACGCTGATTTCGCTGTGGAAGGACATCGGCGCCTGCGTCGCGAAGGCCGGCGTGCGCAAGCTGGTGCTCTACAACAGCCACGGCGGCCAGATGAGCGTGATGGACATCGTGGCGCGCGACCTGCGGGAAGAACACGACATGATGGTCGTCGCCGCCAACTGGTACACGCTGGGCCTGCCCGAAGGGCTTTTCACCGCGCACGAAGGCCGGCACGGCATCCATGCCGGCGACCTCGAAAGCTCGGTGATGCTGCACCTCGCGCCCGACGACGTGCGCCGCGACCGGTTCCAGAACTTCCATTCGATGACCGAAGACCTGGCCGCCGAGAACAGGTTCCTCTCGATCACGCCCAGCGGCAAGCTCGGCTGGCAGATGCACGACATCAATCCCGCGGGCGCGGCCGGCGATGCCACGCGCGCCACGGCCGAGAAGGGCGCCGCGGTGCTCGACCATGTGGGGCGGCGCTTCGCCGAACTGCTGCGCGAGGTGGACCGCTTCCCGCTGTCGCGCCTCGCCAACGAACCCGCCTGGCGCTAG
- a CDS encoding ABC transporter permease, translating to MASTSITEPIALADADMAPSEATLRAHEDKVRRRESMLRIVVPAGIVIALLLAWEWMVRANNIPHYILPAPSLILRTLFDNWGSLSSALWFTVKLTLLALGAAIVGGVLLAIAFALFKWVEIGLFPIAVILQVTPIIAIAPLILIYVSSTMAALLLCAWIVAFFPILSNTVIGLKSADSNLRDLFQLYKASPWQTFRYLLAPSALPYFMAGLKIAGGLSLIGAVVAEFTAGTAGKETGLASRILESSFRTEIPMMFAALLLVSLLGIVIFIVFAALSRLVLGHWHESEMRRER from the coding sequence ATGGCGTCGACATCGATCACTGAGCCCATCGCCCTCGCGGATGCGGACATGGCGCCCTCCGAAGCCACGCTGCGCGCGCACGAAGACAAGGTGCGCCGGCGCGAGTCGATGCTGCGCATCGTGGTGCCCGCGGGCATCGTCATCGCGCTGCTGCTGGCGTGGGAGTGGATGGTTCGCGCCAACAACATCCCGCACTACATCCTGCCCGCGCCTTCGCTGATCCTGCGCACGCTGTTCGACAACTGGGGCTCGCTCTCCAGCGCGCTGTGGTTCACGGTGAAGCTCACGCTGCTCGCGCTCGGCGCGGCCATCGTGGGCGGCGTGCTGCTGGCCATTGCCTTCGCGCTCTTCAAATGGGTGGAGATCGGCCTGTTCCCGATCGCGGTGATCCTGCAGGTGACGCCGATCATCGCGATCGCGCCGCTGATATTGATCTACGTATCGAGCACCATGGCGGCGCTCCTGCTTTGCGCCTGGATCGTGGCCTTCTTCCCGATCCTGTCGAACACCGTCATCGGCCTGAAAAGCGCCGACAGCAACCTGCGCGACCTGTTCCAGCTCTACAAGGCCTCGCCGTGGCAGACCTTCCGCTACCTGCTCGCCCCCAGCGCGCTGCCGTATTTCATGGCGGGCCTGAAGATCGCGGGCGGCCTGAGCCTGATCGGCGCGGTGGTGGCGGAGTTCACGGCCGGCACGGCGGGCAAGGAGACGGGGCTGGCGTCGCGCATCCTCGAATCGAGCTTCCGCACCGAGATCCCGATGATGTTCGCGGCGCTGCTGCTGGTGTCTCTGCTGGGCATCGTGATCTTCATCGTGTTCGCAGCCCTGTCGCGGCTGGTGCTCGGCCACTGGCACGAAAGCGAAATGCGCCGTGAACGCTAG
- a CDS encoding ABC transporter substrate-binding protein, whose protein sequence is MRVPALTIRPLALGLALAAAAFAAQAQEKVVFATNWKAQAGHGGFYQALVDGTYKKYGLDVEIQQGGPMVNNRPMLPAGKVDFLMTGNLLQSFDNVKNGVPTVVVAAFFQKDPQAMFAHPGQGFDTFKDMAKAPVAFIGKDGQFSFWQWMKSEHGFKDSQLKPYTFNVGPFLADKKSIQQGYAISEPLSIKAQAGFDPVVQLLADNGFSTYSTTVETRADLVKTKPETVRKFVEASIIGWNNYLYGDNKAANEMIAKINPDSPVAASQGSIELMKKMGIVDSGESLTKGIGAMDEARVKDFYDKMVKAGLYKPGDIDLSKVVTTQFVNKGVGVDVRKKLAGK, encoded by the coding sequence ATGCGCGTTCCCGCTCTGACAATCCGTCCGCTCGCCCTCGGCCTCGCCCTCGCGGCCGCCGCCTTCGCCGCGCAGGCGCAGGAAAAAGTGGTGTTCGCCACCAACTGGAAGGCACAGGCCGGCCACGGCGGCTTCTACCAGGCGCTGGTGGATGGCACCTACAAGAAATACGGCCTCGACGTCGAGATCCAGCAGGGCGGCCCGATGGTCAACAACCGGCCGATGCTGCCGGCCGGCAAGGTCGACTTCCTGATGACCGGCAACCTGCTGCAGTCCTTCGACAACGTGAAGAACGGCGTGCCCACGGTGGTGGTCGCGGCCTTCTTCCAGAAAGATCCGCAGGCCATGTTCGCGCACCCGGGCCAGGGCTTCGACACCTTCAAGGACATGGCCAAGGCGCCCGTGGCCTTCATCGGCAAGGACGGCCAGTTCAGCTTCTGGCAGTGGATGAAGTCGGAGCACGGCTTCAAGGATTCGCAGCTCAAGCCCTACACCTTCAACGTGGGCCCGTTCCTGGCCGACAAGAAATCGATCCAGCAGGGCTACGCCATCTCGGAGCCGCTCTCGATCAAGGCGCAGGCCGGCTTCGACCCGGTGGTGCAGCTGCTGGCCGACAACGGCTTCTCGACCTACTCGACCACCGTCGAGACGCGCGCCGACCTCGTCAAGACCAAGCCCGAGACGGTGCGCAAGTTCGTCGAGGCCTCGATCATCGGCTGGAACAACTACCTCTATGGCGACAACAAGGCAGCCAACGAGATGATCGCCAAGATCAACCCCGACTCGCCCGTCGCCGCATCGCAGGGCTCCATCGAGCTGATGAAGAAGATGGGCATCGTCGACAGCGGCGAATCGCTCACCAAGGGCATCGGCGCGATGGACGAAGCCCGCGTGAAGGACTTCTACGACAAGATGGTGAAGGCCGGCTTGTACAAGCCCGGCGACATCGATCTCTCGAAGGTCGTGACCACGCAATTCGTCAACAAGGGCGTGGGTGTCGACGTCCGCAAGAAGCTCGCTGGAAAGTAA
- the ctaD gene encoding cytochrome c oxidase subunit I has product MPHTDDVGHPAPQSFLTRYVWSQDHKVIAVQYACTAIAVGVVGVVLSNLMRLQLGFPGQFEFINAERYYQFVTMHGMIMVIYLLTALFLGGFGNYLIPLMVGARDMVFPYLNMLSFWVYLLSVVVLMASFFVAGGPTGAGWTLYPPQSILPGTPGHAGGIVLMLVSLLIFIVATTMGGLNYVTTVLQARCEGMTLLRMPLTVWGIFVATILALLGFPALFVSGVMLLLDRTLGTSFFMPALVSMGQVTGYKGGSPLLFQHLFWFFGHPEVYIVALPAFGIVSDLISVHARKCIFGYRMMVWAIVAIGALSVVVWAHHMFVSGMNPYFGFFFATTTLIIAVPTAIKVYNWILTLWRGDIHLTVPMLFALAFLCTFLIGGLTGLFLGNVSVDIPLSGTYFVVAHFHMVMGVAPLLVVFGGIYHWFPKVTGRMLDDRLGRLHFWITFLGTYLIYFPMHYLGVLGMPRRYYNFDGYKFIPPSAFSLNTFITVVALIVGVAQLLFIANLAWSAWRGRRADANPWRAASLEWQTPATPPGHGNWGPRLPVVYRWAYAYGEPGAAEDFIAQNAPPEAGAGQPEPEGQSEVRGASA; this is encoded by the coding sequence GTGCCCCACACCGACGACGTCGGGCACCCCGCGCCGCAGAGTTTCCTGACCCGCTACGTCTGGAGCCAGGACCACAAGGTGATCGCGGTCCAGTACGCCTGCACCGCCATCGCGGTGGGCGTGGTGGGCGTGGTGCTGTCCAACCTGATGCGGCTGCAGCTCGGCTTTCCGGGCCAGTTCGAGTTCATCAACGCCGAGCGCTACTACCAGTTCGTGACCATGCACGGGATGATCATGGTGATCTACCTGCTCACGGCGCTGTTCCTCGGCGGCTTCGGCAACTACCTGATTCCGCTGATGGTGGGAGCGCGGGACATGGTCTTTCCCTACCTCAACATGCTGAGCTTCTGGGTCTACCTGCTGTCGGTGGTGGTCCTGATGGCGAGCTTCTTCGTCGCGGGCGGTCCCACCGGCGCGGGCTGGACGCTGTATCCACCGCAGTCGATCCTGCCCGGCACGCCGGGCCATGCGGGCGGCATCGTGCTGATGCTGGTGTCGCTGCTCATCTTCATCGTGGCGACCACGATGGGCGGCCTCAACTACGTGACCACCGTGCTGCAGGCGCGCTGCGAAGGCATGACGCTGCTGCGCATGCCGCTCACGGTGTGGGGCATCTTCGTGGCCACCATCCTCGCGCTGCTCGGTTTTCCGGCGCTGTTCGTCAGCGGCGTGATGCTGCTGCTCGACCGGACGCTGGGCACCAGCTTCTTCATGCCGGCGCTGGTGTCGATGGGCCAGGTGACGGGCTACAAGGGCGGCAGCCCGCTGCTGTTCCAGCACCTGTTCTGGTTCTTCGGCCATCCCGAGGTCTACATCGTCGCGCTGCCGGCCTTCGGCATCGTCTCCGACCTGATCAGCGTGCACGCGCGCAAGTGCATCTTCGGCTACCGCATGATGGTGTGGGCCATCGTCGCCATCGGCGCGCTCAGCGTGGTGGTGTGGGCGCACCACATGTTCGTGAGCGGCATGAATCCGTACTTCGGCTTCTTCTTCGCGACCACCACGCTGATCATCGCGGTGCCCACCGCGATCAAGGTCTACAACTGGATCCTGACGCTGTGGCGCGGCGACATCCACCTGACGGTGCCGATGCTGTTCGCGCTGGCCTTCCTGTGCACTTTCCTCATCGGCGGGCTCACGGGCCTGTTCCTGGGCAACGTCAGCGTGGACATCCCGTTGTCGGGCACCTATTTCGTGGTGGCGCACTTCCACATGGTGATGGGCGTGGCGCCGCTGCTGGTGGTGTTCGGCGGCATCTACCACTGGTTTCCCAAGGTCACCGGCCGCATGCTCGACGACCGGCTCGGCCGGCTGCATTTCTGGATCACCTTCCTCGGCACCTACCTGATCTATTTTCCGATGCACTACCTCGGCGTGCTGGGCATGCCGCGGCGCTACTACAACTTCGACGGCTACAAGTTCATCCCGCCCTCGGCATTCAGCCTGAACACGTTCATCACCGTGGTCGCGCTGATCGTCGGCGTGGCGCAGCTGCTGTTCATCGCCAATCTCGCCTGGAGCGCCTGGCGCGGCCGGCGGGCCGACGCCAATCCATGGCGTGCCGCCTCGCTCGAATGGCAGACGCCCGCCACGCCGCCGGGTCACGGCAACTGGGGCCCGCGGCTGCCGGTGGTCTACAGGTGGGCCTACGCCTATGGGGAGCCGGGGGCGGCGGAGGATTTCATCGCGCAGAACGCGCCGCCGGAAGCCGGGGCCGGGCAGCCCGAGCCGGAGGGCCAGAGCGAGGTCCGGGGAGCGTCGGCATGA
- a CDS encoding PDR/VanB family oxidoreductase, whose product MSLERTLTVRVERISRETPEILAFELAHPWGRALPGYEAGAHIDVHMPGGFSRQYSLARAPSNAVSSYVIGVKREAESRGGSASMHERVREGDLLAISAPRNTFPLREEAGHHLLMAGGIGMTPLLAMAQALAARGASFTLCVFARGEEHLAFADALHNPALAPHLRLHLDQGDASQRIDLHALLAERAPNTHLYVCGPGGFMNAVREAAAHWPEDTLHAEYFAAPTDANTGTGLPFTLRLAQRGISVPVAADQTAVDALHEVGIDIPVSCQQGLCGTCVVEGDGEGAEHRDFCLTGSERRHKVALCCSRAKGRELVLQL is encoded by the coding sequence ATGAGCCTCGAACGCACGCTCACCGTCCGCGTCGAACGCATCTCGCGCGAGACGCCGGAAATCCTGGCCTTCGAGCTGGCCCACCCGTGGGGCCGCGCGCTGCCGGGCTACGAGGCCGGCGCGCACATCGACGTGCACATGCCCGGCGGCTTCTCGCGCCAGTACTCGCTGGCACGCGCGCCATCGAACGCCGTCTCGTCCTATGTGATCGGCGTGAAGCGCGAAGCCGAAAGCCGCGGTGGTTCGGCCTCGATGCACGAGCGCGTGCGCGAGGGCGACCTGCTGGCGATCAGCGCGCCGCGCAACACCTTCCCGCTGCGCGAAGAGGCCGGGCACCATCTGCTGATGGCCGGCGGCATCGGCATGACGCCGCTGCTGGCCATGGCGCAGGCGCTCGCGGCGCGCGGCGCATCGTTCACGCTGTGCGTGTTCGCGCGCGGCGAGGAGCACCTGGCCTTTGCCGACGCGCTGCACAACCCCGCGCTGGCGCCGCATCTGCGCCTGCACCTCGACCAGGGCGACGCCTCGCAACGCATCGACCTGCATGCGCTGCTGGCCGAGCGCGCGCCGAACACGCACCTGTATGTCTGCGGCCCCGGAGGTTTCATGAATGCGGTGCGCGAGGCGGCCGCGCACTGGCCCGAGGACACGCTGCACGCCGAATACTTCGCCGCGCCGACCGATGCGAACACGGGCACCGGCCTGCCGTTCACGCTGAGGCTCGCGCAGCGCGGCATCAGCGTGCCGGTGGCCGCCGACCAGACCGCCGTCGATGCGCTGCATGAAGTCGGCATCGACATCCCGGTGTCGTGCCAGCAGGGCCTGTGCGGCACCTGCGTGGTCGAGGGCGACGGCGAAGGCGCGGAGCACCGCGACTTCTGCCTCACGGGCAGCGAGCGGCGCCACAAGGTGGCCTTGTGCTGCTCGCGCGCCAAGGGCCGGGAACTGGTGCTTCAGCTGTGA
- a CDS encoding FAD-binding oxidoreductase, translating to MNARTIVPAVDWDAVRADLRGLNLITAPAQRKQLSKDFYWYSPILTAQLAGCVADLVVKVSTEDDVRQAAAAAAKWKLPLTVRAGGTGNYGQCVPLEGGIVLDVTQMCRVLDIQPDRIRVEAGARMHDIDLAARETGQALRMWPSTWHAASIGGFIAGGFGGIGSFRHGILRDPGNLLRARVMTVEREPRVIELHGDEIQQVHHAYGTNGVILDVEVALSPAVEWVHCTVLFETYRAALSFAVAAQAPTLDIFLLSTVEARFSPYYTAMRDRFPRDRHAAFAMVSPGSMADFRALADAQGGTISVAGTEAELLADGLPPAYECAFNHTTLQALKADRGWTYLQVAYAQPFDPAVVERHLQIFGDDVLQHQDFARAGGECATFGILLVRWKGEAHQYEVIREIESQGGCKIFNPHVVTIEDGGMKTIDTQQIEFKKRSDPMGLMNPGKTRGWTSDMAVER from the coding sequence GTGAACGCTAGGACCATCGTGCCTGCCGTCGATTGGGACGCCGTGCGCGCCGACCTGCGCGGCCTCAACCTCATCACCGCGCCGGCCCAGCGCAAGCAGCTGTCGAAGGACTTCTACTGGTACAGCCCCATCCTCACAGCGCAGCTCGCGGGCTGCGTGGCCGACCTCGTGGTGAAGGTCAGCACCGAGGACGATGTGCGCCAGGCCGCGGCCGCGGCCGCCAAGTGGAAGCTGCCGCTCACCGTGCGCGCGGGCGGCACCGGCAACTACGGCCAGTGCGTGCCGCTCGAAGGCGGCATCGTGCTCGACGTGACGCAGATGTGCCGCGTGCTCGACATCCAGCCGGACCGCATCCGCGTGGAGGCCGGCGCGCGCATGCATGACATCGACCTTGCGGCGCGCGAAACCGGCCAGGCGCTGCGCATGTGGCCCTCGACCTGGCACGCGGCCTCCATCGGCGGCTTCATCGCGGGCGGCTTCGGCGGCATCGGCTCGTTCCGCCACGGCATCCTGCGCGACCCCGGCAACCTGCTGCGCGCGCGCGTCATGACGGTGGAGCGCGAGCCGCGCGTGATCGAACTGCACGGCGACGAGATCCAGCAGGTGCACCACGCCTACGGCACCAACGGCGTGATCCTCGACGTGGAGGTGGCGCTGAGCCCGGCTGTCGAATGGGTGCATTGCACGGTGCTCTTCGAAACGTATCGCGCAGCGCTGTCCTTCGCCGTCGCGGCGCAGGCGCCCACGCTCGACATCTTCCTGCTCTCGACGGTCGAGGCGCGCTTCTCGCCCTACTACACGGCCATGCGCGACCGCTTTCCGCGCGACCGGCATGCGGCGTTCGCGATGGTCTCGCCCGGTTCGATGGCGGACTTTCGTGCGCTGGCCGACGCACAAGGCGGCACCATTTCGGTCGCCGGCACCGAGGCCGAACTGCTCGCCGACGGCCTGCCGCCCGCCTACGAGTGCGCGTTCAACCACACGACGCTGCAGGCACTCAAGGCCGACCGCGGCTGGACCTACCTGCAGGTGGCCTACGCCCAGCCCTTCGACCCGGCCGTGGTCGAACGCCATCTGCAGATCTTCGGCGACGATGTTCTGCAGCACCAGGACTTCGCGCGGGCCGGCGGCGAATGCGCCACCTTCGGCATCCTGCTGGTGCGCTGGAAGGGCGAGGCCCACCAGTACGAAGTGATCCGCGAGATCGAGTCGCAGGGCGGCTGCAAGATCTTCAACCCGCATGTCGTGACCATCGAGGACGGCGGCATGAAGACCATCGACACGCAGCAGATCGAGTTCAAGAAGCGCAGCGATCCGATGGGGCTCATGAACCCCGGCAAGACGCGTGGCTGGACTTCCGATATGGCTGTCGAGCGTTGA
- a CDS encoding cytochrome c oxidase subunit 3 produces the protein MSAATALSARGADRGGRPRDAHASAASIGLWVFMGVAIALFSLFIVAYVVRMSGDDSMTIALPWQLWLSSALLVAGSVALQWAGGASRRPGPMRARRLLLAGGLCAVGFLGAQLWAWQALLSAQVMPAGNPAGSFFYLLTAMHGLHLAGGLVGWAWMANAAWPDPARAAWRIALCARYWHFMLAVWLVLFALLGWVTPEVARFICGTS, from the coding sequence ATGAGCGCAGCCACTGCCTTGAGCGCCCGCGGTGCCGACCGCGGCGGCCGTCCTCGCGATGCCCACGCGAGCGCGGCCAGCATCGGCCTGTGGGTCTTCATGGGCGTGGCCATCGCGCTGTTTTCCCTCTTCATCGTGGCCTACGTGGTGCGCATGAGCGGTGACGATTCGATGACGATCGCGCTGCCGTGGCAGCTCTGGCTCAGCTCGGCGCTGCTCGTGGCCGGCAGCGTGGCGCTGCAATGGGCCGGTGGCGCATCGCGCCGTCCCGGCCCGATGCGGGCCCGTCGCCTGCTGCTGGCGGGCGGCCTCTGCGCGGTGGGCTTCCTGGGCGCGCAGCTTTGGGCCTGGCAGGCGCTGCTGAGCGCGCAGGTGATGCCGGCCGGCAATCCGGCGGGCAGCTTCTTCTATCTGTTGACCGCCATGCACGGGCTCCACCTGGCGGGCGGGCTGGTCGGGTGGGCCTGGATGGCGAACGCCGCGTGGCCCGATCCGGCCAGGGCCGCATGGCGCATCGCGCTGTGTGCGCGCTACTGGCACTTCATGCTGGCGGTGTGGCTGGTGCTGTTCGCGCTGCTGGGCTGGGTGACGCCGGAGGTGGCGCGCTTCATCTGCGGCACATCCTGA
- a CDS encoding ABC transporter ATP-binding protein, whose protein sequence is MESPTPSTTPPLVSLRHVSKRFANGTLALQGMTLDIGEHDFISFLGPSGCGKSTALRLIAGLTRLSSGDMHWSGANTGKTQSDRDLGFVFQEPTLMPWAKVFDNVWLPLKLAGTSRDAAAPVVQQVLEMVGLSRFADVYPRELSGGMKMRVSIARALVTHPRLLLMDEPFAALDEMTRIKLNNDLLAIWREHRFSVVFVTHSVYESVYLSSRIVVMAARPGRVIDEIRIDEPYPRGEEFRTSSRYNAHCTAVSQSLHGALHGVDIDH, encoded by the coding sequence ATGGAAAGCCCCACCCCATCCACCACGCCGCCGCTGGTCAGCCTGCGCCACGTCAGCAAGCGCTTCGCCAACGGCACGCTCGCGCTGCAGGGCATGACGCTCGACATCGGCGAGCACGACTTCATCAGTTTTCTCGGCCCCTCCGGCTGCGGCAAGAGCACCGCGCTGCGGCTGATCGCCGGGCTCACCCGGCTCAGTTCGGGCGACATGCACTGGTCGGGAGCCAACACGGGCAAGACACAGAGCGACCGCGACCTGGGCTTCGTGTTCCAGGAGCCCACGCTCATGCCCTGGGCCAAGGTGTTCGACAACGTGTGGCTGCCGCTCAAGCTCGCCGGCACGAGCCGCGACGCGGCGGCGCCCGTGGTGCAGCAGGTGCTCGAGATGGTCGGCCTCTCGCGCTTCGCCGACGTGTACCCGCGCGAGCTTTCGGGCGGCATGAAGATGCGCGTGTCGATCGCACGCGCGCTGGTCACGCATCCGCGCCTGCTGCTGATGGACGAACCCTTTGCCGCGCTCGACGAGATGACGCGCATCAAGCTCAACAACGACCTGCTCGCGATCTGGCGCGAGCACCGCTTCTCGGTGGTGTTCGTCACGCACAGCGTGTACGAATCGGTGTACCTCTCGAGCCGCATCGTGGTCATGGCCGCGCGCCCAGGCCGGGTGATCGACGAGATCCGCATCGACGAGCCCTACCCGCGCGGCGAAGAATTCCGCACCTCGAGCCGCTACAACGCGCACTGCACGGCGGTGTCGCAATCCCTGCATGGAGCCCTGCATGGCGTCGACATCGATCACTGA
- a CDS encoding TetR family transcriptional regulator C-terminal domain-containing protein, translating into MSIEESDGEAPATRGRSRKYTQVLGLINQAAIEVFASEGLAGASTQAIADKAGLSKAQLHYYIESKEALYRQILQDILNDWIVVFGFADEAFGPRKVLGDLIHRKMVFSFEHPLRSRIFTAEMMRGAPVLNTMMDTSKQRTDQAAAVIRNWMNQGLMDKADPMLVLFHIWAVTQFYADHATQAAYFRNVAQDGDDKDRRYLIEQVTEFLLKGAGVK; encoded by the coding sequence GTGAGCATCGAAGAAAGCGACGGCGAGGCGCCCGCCACGCGCGGCCGCTCGCGCAAGTACACGCAGGTGCTCGGCCTCATCAACCAGGCCGCCATCGAGGTGTTCGCGAGCGAGGGGCTGGCCGGTGCATCGACCCAGGCCATTGCCGACAAGGCCGGGCTCTCGAAGGCGCAGCTGCACTACTACATCGAGAGCAAGGAAGCGCTCTACCGGCAGATCCTGCAGGACATCCTCAACGACTGGATCGTGGTGTTCGGCTTCGCCGACGAAGCCTTCGGCCCGCGCAAGGTGCTGGGCGACCTGATCCACCGCAAGATGGTGTTCTCCTTCGAGCACCCGCTGCGCTCGCGCATCTTCACCGCCGAAATGATGCGCGGGGCGCCGGTGCTCAACACCATGATGGACACGAGCAAGCAGCGCACCGACCAGGCCGCCGCCGTGATCCGGAACTGGATGAACCAGGGCCTGATGGACAAGGCCGACCCGATGCTGGTGCTGTTCCACATCTGGGCCGTGACGCAGTTCTATGCCGACCACGCCACCCAGGCCGCCTACTTCCGCAACGTGGCGCAGGACGGCGACGACAAGGACCGGCGCTACCTGATCGAGCAAGTGACCGAATTTCTGCTGAAAGGCGCAGGGGTCAAGTAG